The Oncorhynchus mykiss isolate Arlee chromosome 22, USDA_OmykA_1.1, whole genome shotgun sequence sequence cactcctcagtaaaaggcacatgacagcccgcttggagtttgccaaaaggcacctaaaggtgctcagaccatgagaaacaagattctctggtctgatgaaaccaagattgaactctttggcctgaatgccaagtgccacgtctggaggaaacctggcaccatccctacgtgaagcacggtggtggcagcatcatgctgtggggatgtttttcagcgacagggcctgggagactagtcaggatcgagtgaaagatgaacagagcaaagtacagagagatccttgatgaaaacttgccccagagtactcaggacctcagaatggggtgaaggttcaccttctaacaggacaacaaccctaagcacacagcaaagacaacagtgacacaccccatccaacctgacagaacttgagaggatctgcagagaagaatgggagaaactgcccaaatacaggtgtgccaagcttgtagtgtcatacccaagaagactttagcctgtaatcactgccaaaggtgctttatgtaaatgtgatatttcagtttatttgcaaaaatgtctaaaaaacagtttttactttgtcattatgggtattgtgtgtagattgatgaggtgaaaaaacaattgaatccatattagaataaggctgtaacgtaacaaaatgtggaaaaagtcaaggggtctgaatacgttccgaATGGACTGTATATATCATTGGACACAGCCCACCCTGTTCCAGCTCACCCTTCCAGTCTAATCTGGGAGGCCAAGTCAAAGCATTTTTACAGTGACTTTAACAACCACATGTAGCACTTCCAACATCTCAAACAAGATCGAACATCAACGTGTGTACAATTTCCCTAGACATACATTGTTTTTATCTCAAGAGTTCTCTGTACTTTCTAAATGGTGTGTTCCCTTTTTATGGTGCTGTATAACACTGTGTACCGATGAGTAGGTACAGCCAGACTGTTTGACATTTCTGCATGCTGTTTAAAGAATGATGGTGCAGGTTCTCAACAAGctataccatttgtttttcagcacAAAAAGACAACATTACGTAGGCCGCCTTCCTGTTATCAAACTTAACCATGATGTACTGGCAATTACTGTCTAGGGTTCTCTGTACAGAGGTGAAGAGACAGTGTTAAAATAATGGGATATTGTGTCATTGATAGGTGGAGTGCTTTGTAAATCAAGCCTGTAGTCCAACACTCACTGAACAAAGCCTTGGTTTCAGTTTGAAATAAAGTTGACTTTCAGACTTTGCATCCACCTCATGTTCACTTTCCATATTAAATGCTGCATCTGGGGCAGTATTCTTGTCTCTGGCAATGTGCTTCTGTCAATTCTGAATGGAAactacttacagtaccagtcaagtttggacacacttactcattcaaggggtttcctttatttttactattttctacattgtagtataatagtgaagacatcaaaacattgaaataacacatatggaatcatgtagtaaccaaaaaagtattaaacaaatcaaaatatattttagattcttcaaagtaaacaccctttgccttgacagctttgcacactcttgtcattctcatATTGAATGTAAGTACCCAGAAGAATTCTGTATTAAATGTGTTACTTCAACCACACTATGGCCTTGACTCCTCCCTCTCTAGCCAAGTCAATTTATCCAAAATTATAGGTCAACACAGTCAATAATATGTACTTGTAGACATAATCCAAACAGGCAAATGTCGGCATGGGAAACTGGAAAAAAAGAGGTATGATATGGTTATGGTTTAGGAGATGCTTCATATCTATGGCAACTGTCTTTTTGAGCCAAGTGAACACTCAGTTCACAGCTGAGCATGTTCTGTGTGAGAAATTAGCTGAGGGAGTCAAGTTACTGGGAATCAGGGAGGAGTCTATGGGAAGTATTTAAATTCCCTCACTTACAGTAAGCCCAGTCTAGAGTATGATGACTCAAGGCAAAAGTAACAGTTACTCATAGCTGTTCACTATAAAAACATTACTTTTTGTTTTCCAGAGTAACTATTTTGAATAAATTTGTACAAAtcatagtttttttttattgaaaagaAAAGCTTTCCATTtcttggaagaaaaaaaacaaacaaaaaaacatgtccaACATCTTCCAATTAATTTGTCATTGGGACGCAATTATATGAAAGGGCCAAGGGTGAATTGAAAAGGCCAAGGGTGAATTGATAGGCTGCAATGGAGGCAAGGATAGAGGGATTTGGGGATGGATGAAGAGGGATAatggagaagggagggatggctGTTTGGTAGATGCTCGGTTTAGAATCTTCCAGAGCGTTCTCGGTCTCTGGAGCGCCTTCTCTCGCGGTCacgtccacctccaccacctccacctccccttcCCCTGTCCCTTGAGCGCGAACGACGTTCCCTGGAACGGGAGCGAGAATGATGCCCCCCTCTGAGGAAGAGGGAAAAAAAGGAGCTAGTTAAACTGAAAATGAGAACTTTCCCCCTCAAACATACGTGAAAACTATCACGGCAGAAAGGTGCATTCCGGAGAACACTTGAAAGCAGCATAAGTTTTATGATTAGCGTTGACTCTCAGAGCCTGAGCTTACCCCCTCTTCCTGCGGCGTCCGTATAGCTCCCTCCTCAGCTCCCTAGAGATGGGCTTCAGGTGCATGAAGTTACAGAAGCCTCCTCGAGTGCACTCCctgtagagagagcgagaattcAGTCAGTGCACTCCctgtagagagagcgagaattcAGTCAGTGCACTCCctgtagagagagcgagaattcAGTCAGTGCACTCCctgtagagagagcgagaattcAGTCAGTGCACTCCctgtagagagagcgagaattcAGTCAGTGCACTCCctgtagagagagcgagaattcAGTCAGTGCACTCCctgtagagagagcgagaattcAGTCAGTGCACTCCctatagagagagcgagaattcAGTCAGTGCACTCCctatagagagagcgagaattcAGTCAGTGCACTCCCTGTAGAGAGAGCGAGTATTCAGTCAGTGCACTCCCTGTAGAGAGAGCGAGTATTCAGTCAGTGCACTccgtgtagagagagagaattcagTCAGTGCACTCCATGTAGAGGGAGCGAGAATTCAGTCAGTGCACTCCCTGTAGAGAGCGAGAATTCAGTTAGTGCACTCCctgtagagagagcgagaattcAGTTAGTGCACTCCctgtagagagagcgagaattcAGTTAGTGCACTCCctgtagagagagcgagaattcAGTTAGTGCACTAACTGATACAATGCATTTCTTAATACAATGCATTTCTGTAGGTGTCACCATTAATGCAATGTTGAACTGAAAATGGTGTGCATGTGGTCCAGCGGTGGAGTACTGACCCCATCTCGTACTGGCGACAGCAGGCTTCTCTGAAGTCGGTAACGGGAGAGAGCTCGGCGTGGATGGGCTGACCGTTGAACCAGCGGTTATTCAGATCCATCACTGCCTTCTCCGCGTCTTCTTCACGACGGAACTACACAGAGACCATCACCGAGTtagtgtgtgtgcaaatgtaggttCTAATGAGGCTGAGAATGACAGTGTGATTGAATGAGAAGAGGAAGAATGTGTTTTCGTCAAAAAATGTACACAAAACCCACCATTACACACACAGTCAGTGACACACCTTCACATATACGTTTCCAACCAGATGGTCTCCCAGGTTATCGCACACGTtcatctcctccacctctccatacttctcctccatctctgtgaAGACCTCCTAACGCAAGAGAAaccgagggagagagaatgggattgaCAGACAGAAGGGTGAATACAGACTAAGTTTTAAATGGATTTAAATTCAAAGTGCATTTCCCACACATGCTCAAAAGACATTTCTATTCTGTTTCAGTATTTTGTACAATGATTCCCACATGGGCTGtgtggagggggaagagaagCAAGGTAGACCTGAATTGCATCATCCACACCATTCAAATGGGCGCACTACCGCATCACTGACTCACCTCAAAGAACTCGTCATAGTGCTCCTGCATCTCCACGTCACTGACGGCACCTAGTGGCCACAGGGGAGAAACTCACATCAGGGACCAGTCAACGTGTTACAGCAGGTGACATCAGCATTGTGGTTTCATAAACTACATGCACAGGATAAATATTTCTAACACCTAGGAGTCTGGACTACTATTACAAATGTATTCAATCTAATAGCACACAGTCCAGTACATATGAAATAAGGACGACAGCAAAGACAATACTGTCCGGAGGCAAAGGGTCAATGCGAAAAAAAATACGCTCATTGTGCCTCTGCACACCAAGGACGACAGTAAGACTGGACATTTGACCTTTATGAGAGGACAGAGTCTTTTGAGAATAATTTTAGTTACATTCAGTGAGTGCTAAGTAGTAATGGTACGGTCTGGCATAGACAATACAGCCATCAATTGATGCTAAGGAATGGGACTCACTGGGGCCTAAACACAATGTCAGTCATGCTCAATTCACCAAAATCACACCCCATGTGTCATATCACATTTTGTACAATAACTAAAAATGTATCCTAAATTAGTTTGACCACCTGAGACTAGAGCAGGGTTAACCTCTAGAATATAATTAAGTGTTTTTTGTGTGAAGCTGTAGTTGAAACAATGATGAATAAAATGTTTTCCTAGAATACGTGTTAGGTTTTAAATTAATAGAAACATACTGTATGCATCAAAACATAATTTGGACTATTTCAGTTACACTGACTACATGGCACCAGAACGGTAGTATACATGGTCTGTTTTACGTAACATTAGTACCTGTTGTATTACATGTATGTTACAGCACTAAAGGGCAGAGAATGTATATCACTGATCATGTTAAAGGGATAGATCTTAACATGTCAGATAAAGAGGTCAGATGGCACCCCAAAGGGAAGTGTGGGCAAATGAAGAGAAATATAAAATGATAACATTTTGTGCCACAGGTCCCTGTTAACAAGTGGGAAACTTACAGCGCAAACCATCGGCAGACTGGGCAGTGTTTTGAGGGTTACGGTAAATGTTCAAGAGGGCAATGGTCTGAaatacaaaatgtacatttttgagATAGTTTCAGGCAGATTTCTAAAATGGTAGTTAAATAGGTGCATTTactcccatccccctccctcaAAACTGTGTACTTGTGCCCCAACCAGGCCCAGAACAGGGTAGGAAGGGAAGACTGAAAGAGGTTAAGATGATCCATGGGACTGGTCCACGCTGAAAGAGATGGAGCTGGAAGAAGTGAAAGTCTCAGCATGACAATATTTGACTAtggaaaatgatggtggaaaatccaatacaaccgAAAATTTAGCCTACCCAAACATTACATACCAGGTCATTGAGGCTTGAAGTGACCTCTAGAACTTGCTGAATCATAGGCGATTGGATGCCAAGATGTTTCTATTACTAGTTATCATTTCTtccttttaatacatttttaaaagtaacTTTTTGCCAGTCATTCTGAGTTTCTCAGCTGAGAAACAGAACAGTTACACGTGACAGCAACAAGACCACAAACCCACGACTTACCTTAGAGGAAGCGAGTGGCAATGCATCAGCTCTGCTAGCCGGGGCTCAACATCAGGGTACCATTTACACATTTACAATATGGCTGATGACGTCTGAATCAGTCTAACATATAGGGGCGGCAGTATTGCAAGAGCAAAAACTAAAATCACAAACTGTTCTGTGTCTAGACAGTAACTCATGTAGATGTGTTTGCTGTCTCCAACCTTTTAATGCGAGTAGAAACATTTCGGATGAAAAGAAgccatgacaggcctgatggaaacatttttcattcaactttccaaatgtcgacaaaacaaaatacgctagacaaggtgggatctttttgagTTGGTAAAATTAATGCGAGAAATGTTGGTGGAAACGCTTTTaagcgcaaatattgatatatgaCATGTgttcctcccactatgactcgtcggcatgcagtttattagactacagatgaaagttacgatgaacttcacaggggggtaaaagtgcaaggtgatgagcttgatgctcctttccaataaatattgagggtcttgtTCTGGTGACATGATTATCGATACTCGGCTGCCCTCGGACAAAAATAATctcgctcttttgtccataataataataaatgtaatCATGTAGGCTATACACGCACTCTAGCCAACAGATAGCAGATAGCGCTGCTAGAGAGAacgtgccaataccagagtgggcacactgGCGATAACCCACGTTCTcgtgagaaaaccatcagtagagttgaaaatgcaatggaaaccaaTTAAACAGCaaactgttttttttatgttcactcatcacgcacagccttttatctgcaacaGAAAAATATCTCATGGGGGAAAATGTGCACATAATTTTAGGCAGATTTTCGAATATTCCCATAAAATGTTGCCAATTGAATGGATACCTAGCTATTCACAAACGCATGTTGGGCACTAGGGCAGGTGTATTGTCAGTCTTCTCTGAAAGCGCCTGAAAAATACCTAAAGTCTGTCATCTGTGCATTATACCTGTTAGAAAACAGGTACTATGTGGAGATTTCCTGTGGATAATAACTTTAAAGATCCAATGTGAATTGTGGGGATCAAGGCATCATTTGTTTTAGTCCTTTTCAATGTCACTATCAGAGCATGTCATTCTACACCTAGGCATAGACCTCTGAATGGCAactgattaaaaaatatatttaaaaaaaattgattaGATTGGCGATATACTAaagtgttgaggtagtgttgtgGTACCCCCTGCTACCAGTGCTGAGACAGACCCTCCGAAGCCCTGCAGGAAGCCAGTGGAGACGCAGACCTAAAAtctgaggagggggagagagctagAATGACCTGGTGGGCTGAGAGGACTGGACCGGAGGCACTTACAGTGGGAGCCGTCTGCCGTCTGCGCACTGTTTTGGGGGTTACGGTAGATGTTTTGAATCACGATGGTCTGCAGAGGGAAAAATCAAAAAATGgtttataaaaatacaaaaactaaacccccccccaaaaaataggcTATATAGCTAACTAAAACAGACTTTATTTTTAACCCACAGGTGGTGCTGAAGGTAGAGGACTGTTTGGCCCCTCTTGCTAAAATGTGAAAAGGTTTAATCAATAAAATAAGAAATCCCGATACCTAGAACCTATAGGAGGGGGGCGGACCAAATCCCGATACCTAGAACCTATAGGAGGGGGGCGGACCAAATCCCGATACCTAGAACCTATAGGAGGGGGGCAGACCAAATCCCGATACCTAGAACCTATAGGAGGGGGGCAGACCAAATCCCGATACCTAGAACCTATAAGAGGGGGGCGGACCAAATCCCGATACCTAGAACCTATAGGAGGGGGGCGGACCAAATCCCGAGACCTAGAACCTATAGAGGGTGGGCAGACAAAATCCCTGGATGTAGAGGAACCTTGATACTGTAGGAGGGGTAAGGGCAAAATAAAGCAGGAGTCCGTGCTTGACCGGTGGACACGCTGGGGAGTTTGTGTCTTTTCTCTGTCCCATGCAGGCAAGGCGAGCTGTAGGGAAACCTAGAGGAAGCCTAGAGTTTAGATGTGCTATGTTCTAATAATCTGTTCAGTGAGAGAGATACATCTGACTTTGAGATGGGAACGGGCCACAGATAAATCCTACCACTTCAGACAACCCATTGCAGGGAGTAGCCCAACTGGTGGAAAAGTGCTAGCTATTGCAAAAGCTTGAGATTACTGTTGATAAAGAGGACTGAAATTATGTtcagtgactcagtcatatttaGTTGAACGCAGTCACAATATGTATTAATAGGAGGGAACGACGTAGGGGTGTGAAAGTTTAAACCAAATTGGGATCATTAATGTTAAGGGAAAAAAATGTCCAATAAAAATTGCAGTGTAGTTATCACAAAACATTTTCCATTGTATCGGCTAAAGACATGGGGAACGTTGCGCAATTTAAATAaaaccagagagaaagaggcaaacTTGAGTCGATTTTGGTGAATTTGGCATGCAAGAGATTCCCAAGACATATATGTGTGTTTAGTCTTCGGTCTGTTGTATATAGACTACCCTAGACTATTCATTGATGATAGGCCCTGCTTTACCGAAGTTGCGAGACATTGCAAGCCAAGAAATTGCGAGATACAGCATTTGATTGCCAATAGATaagcctagtgcacggttctgacttGTCTGCCTGGTGTCCGACCTGCCTATAcggtacccctctcctctctctccacctagcagtgaagagcattgggccagtaactgaaaggtcactggttcgaattcCTGAGCAGAttaggtaaaaataaaaaaatgttgatGTGCCCGTGTACAGGCCACTTAACCCTCCAGTAAGTCACTCTGTATcagtgtgtctgctaaatgaccaaaatgcaAATGTTTGCATTGTTGAAAGTGcataaaaaaaaatttttaagtCTCATCTGTTCCAAAAATACTGAATCTTAAAAGAGTTGATTCTGCTTGACACTCAGAAATAGGCGTTCACGTGCAAGGAAACAAGGAATCAATTATTTTTGAGTCAATTCTCCACCACTACGCCATCATTGTTAATAGTTGGGGATACCAAGTGGGGTTGCACAACTGAATGGATTCAACCAAAAATGTGCCGTCCAAATGTAACCCCTCGAGGTAGTACAGGTGCCATGCTTAACCATCTGAAAGGAACACACCATGAGATCCAAACAGTTGCTAGCAGCAGCAAAGCTGCATTTTGAATTCACATGGAATcttcacattttttgttgttgttgtcacatCCCTACAACGAGGGACATCAGGCGCATGACTACATCAATAATCCAGCCAAATGGTTTGAGCTCTGTCAAAAAAACTAAGAAGGATTGCCAACAACCTGGAGAGAATAGTGAAAAACACACTCTAGGGTAGGGTCAGATCTAACAGAGGCTGGCCAGAGTAATTTGCAGTCTGTTCAAGCAGGCAACTTTCTGCATGGAATCTCTTGCAAAAGGCATGGCCAGCAATTTCAATGGAGATGCAGAGGCCATGTCACCTTTCATCCAATGTTATGTGTAGAGAAATATTTGTTTCTGAATTACACTCCACTACATACACGTGTGTGGATAGTGATGCTAACAtttttaatttggctctatatTCCAGCAtgttggatttgagatcaaatgtttcatatgaggtgacagtatagaatcaccttttatttgagggtatttttatACACATCGGATTtactgtttagaaatgaaagctCTTTATAGATCTAGTCCCCCCCATTTGAAGACGTAACAAATGTCAcagtattaaagtagtcaaaagtttagtatttggtcagTATTCCTTGCACACAATGACATCAAGCTTGTGAGGTCAGATAGCTTGGGAGatcagatatgtatgaaaatgcCCTCAacatccaaaatgctggagtagagACAAATGTACAAAAACAGAAAAAAGCATTGCTGTCCAAAAACATAAGGGAGTGTAAGAGAGCGACTCATGGGACCCCCGGGTGAATCTAGCTCTCAAGTCAAGCTCTCCGGCTCTCTAGATATTTAAAATGTGACCGAGTgaaagggatggaggagaggatgacCTAGATTCAGGGCAGACATTTCCCTAAAAATTAGGGTTGTGACAATGCCAGTAATATGTTATCCTTGGCAAAAAATGAAAACAAAAGCAGACCAacctctttggtcctttaaaaacctgctgtatgtaaaatattgtgcgCTATAGCTTGGGGGAAATGTTttatgtgactctggatgacaccATAATGATGTTAGTTTCCAAccttagggctgttttcctgaaGAAGTTAAAATCAGCTTTGTgatttgtttccttgccacgacaCTAACGAGTATCGCAATACTGGTATCATCCTGGCCCTACTAATATTAGGAATTATTTGTCCTATTGGCATTAGAAACCGTACCTGTTAATTTATGATGGACTAGCTAGAGAAAAACGGTAAAGCAGGGAGACACTGTCGTTTGAGATGTTTTTGTCTGGTATACTGAGACGCAGGAAGCAAGAAATGCTTTGGATATTCGAAGAGAGGTCGTTGAACAGGCTTGGACCACCAAAAATGGA is a genomic window containing:
- the LOC110502024 gene encoding splicing factor U2AF 35 kDa subunit isoform X2, which translates into the protein MAEYLASIFGTEKDKVNCSFYFKIGACRHGDRCSRLHNKPTFSQTIVIQNIYRNPQNSAQTADGSHCAVSDVEMQEHYDEFFEEVFTEMEEKYGEVEEMNVCDNLGDHLVGNVYVKFRREEDAEKAVMDLNNRWFNGQPIHAELSPVTDFREACCRQYEMGECTRGGFCNFMHLKPISRELRRELYGRRRKRGGGHHSRSRSRERRSRSRDRGRGGGGGGGGRDRERRRSRDRERSGRF
- the LOC110502024 gene encoding splicing factor U2AF 35 kDa subunit isoform X3 — encoded protein: MQEHYDEFFEEVFTEMEEKYGEVEEMNVCDNLGDHLVGNVYVKFRREEDAEKAVMDLNNRWFNGQPIHAELSPVTDFREACCRQYEMGECTRGGFCNFMHLKPISRELRRELYGRRRKRGGGHHSRSRSRERRSRSRDRGRGGGGGGGGRDRERRRSRDRERSGRF
- the LOC110502024 gene encoding splicing factor U2AF 35 kDa subunit isoform X1; protein product: MAEYLASIFGTEKDKVNCSFYFKIGACRHGDRCSRLHNKPTFSQTIALLNIYRNPQNTAQSADGLRCAVSDVEMQEHYDEFFEEVFTEMEEKYGEVEEMNVCDNLGDHLVGNVYVKFRREEDAEKAVMDLNNRWFNGQPIHAELSPVTDFREACCRQYEMGECTRGGFCNFMHLKPISRELRRELYGRRRKRGGGHHSRSRSRERRSRSRDRGRGGGGGGGGRDRERRRSRDRERSGRF